Proteins found in one Neptunomonas phycophila genomic segment:
- a CDS encoding LysR family transcriptional regulator: MNLEHIDLNLLVYIDVLLRERNVTRAANALGITQPAMSNSLKRLRDTFGDPLLVRTSEGMQPTERAVALQPLIHQILANIEQVVEPANDFDASSAERVFRILTSDYGEATVIPPLLERLREHAPGIVLDILTPSDMSFPEVEQGHVDLVINRFDTMPQAFHQTTLWRDTFSCMFHAGHRLNQHYTLDEYLAANHVWVNKTGMGAGMGISPKDINRLGWVDECLKQIGHVRHISVFTRHYQSATLMAAQKGLVVTIPTKAAQLQNHNDQLIIRQPPFEVPAFEFKMAWSPLLQHNKAHQWLRKQVTDAAHLTKMSVLVND; this comes from the coding sequence ATGAACTTAGAACATATTGATTTAAATTTGTTGGTCTACATTGACGTGCTCTTAAGGGAGAGAAATGTCACCAGAGCCGCTAATGCTTTAGGTATAACTCAGCCAGCAATGAGTAACAGTTTGAAGCGATTGCGCGATACGTTTGGGGATCCGTTGCTCGTGCGAACTAGTGAAGGAATGCAGCCGACAGAGCGTGCTGTAGCACTCCAACCGCTTATCCATCAGATATTGGCCAATATTGAGCAAGTAGTGGAGCCAGCTAATGATTTTGATGCCTCATCAGCCGAGCGTGTCTTTAGGATATTAACTAGTGATTACGGAGAAGCGACTGTTATTCCTCCTTTATTGGAGCGATTACGCGAGCATGCACCCGGTATTGTGCTTGATATCCTAACGCCTAGCGATATGAGCTTTCCCGAAGTAGAACAGGGGCATGTGGATTTGGTAATAAACCGATTTGATACAATGCCACAAGCATTCCACCAAACAACGTTATGGCGAGATACATTTTCGTGCATGTTTCATGCAGGACATCGTCTTAATCAACACTACACATTAGATGAGTATTTAGCGGCTAACCATGTGTGGGTTAATAAAACGGGTATGGGTGCAGGCATGGGCATATCCCCTAAAGACATTAACCGTCTTGGTTGGGTAGATGAGTGTCTAAAACAGATAGGCCATGTTCGGCATATATCAGTATTTACCCGCCACTATCAATCAGCCACATTGATGGCCGCACAAAAAGGGTTAGTGGTAACTATTCCTACCAAGGCAGCCCAGTTGCAAAACCATAATGATCAATTGATCATCCGACAGCCCCCGTTCGAAGTTCCCGCTTTTGAATTTAAAATGGCGTGGAGCCCTTTGTTACAACATAACAAAGCGCATCAATGGCTAAGGAAACAAGTAACGGATGCTGCACATCTAACAAAAATGTCTGTTTTAGTTAATGATTAA
- a CDS encoding AAA family ATPase produces the protein MQFKGTERYVATGDLSMAVNAAVTLQRPLLIKGEPGTGKTMLAEEVAQALGKPLLRWHVKSTTKAQQGLYEYDAVSRLRDSQLGEEKVNDIKNYIRKGMLWQAFDSEEQVVLLIDEIDKADIEFPNDLLVELDKMEFSVYETGERIVAKHRPIIIITSNNEKELPDAFLRRCFFHYIQFPDRDTMEAIVKVHYPDLQHNLVKEALEIFFEIRSVNGLKKKPSTSELIDWLKLLMADNIPADVLKQGGNTNAVPLLHGALLKNEQDIHMLERLAFMARRAQR, from the coding sequence ATGCAATTCAAAGGCACAGAGCGATACGTAGCCACTGGTGATCTGAGTATGGCGGTAAATGCTGCGGTCACACTTCAAAGGCCATTACTCATTAAAGGTGAGCCGGGTACAGGTAAGACAATGCTAGCTGAAGAGGTAGCTCAAGCCTTAGGAAAGCCTCTGCTACGCTGGCATGTAAAATCCACAACCAAAGCGCAACAAGGCCTCTATGAGTATGATGCTGTATCGCGCTTACGAGATTCTCAACTGGGTGAAGAAAAAGTTAATGACATTAAAAATTACATTCGAAAAGGAATGCTTTGGCAGGCTTTTGATTCTGAAGAACAGGTCGTTTTGTTAATTGATGAGATCGATAAAGCGGATATTGAGTTCCCTAATGATTTGCTAGTTGAGCTTGATAAGATGGAGTTTAGTGTTTACGAAACCGGTGAACGGATCGTCGCTAAGCATCGGCCGATTATTATAATCACGTCCAACAACGAAAAAGAATTACCTGATGCGTTTTTACGTCGTTGCTTTTTTCACTACATCCAGTTTCCTGATCGCGACACAATGGAAGCCATCGTTAAGGTTCATTACCCAGACCTGCAGCACAACCTAGTTAAAGAGGCGTTAGAGATCTTTTTTGAAATACGTTCTGTGAATGGGCTTAAAAAGAAGCCATCTACCTCAGAACTCATTGATTGGTTAAAGCTGTTAATGGCCGATAACATACCTGCTGATGTGTTAAAGCAGGGCGGTAATACTAACGCTGTTCCTTTATTACATGGTGCATTACTTAAGAATGAACAAGATATACATATGCTAGAGCGTCTTGCCTTTATGGCTCGTCGTGCACAGCGTTAG
- a CDS encoding vWA domain-containing protein, giving the protein MLIDFFYTLRKAEVPVTVKELLTLLEALKSGVVFASVDDFYLLSRLCLVKDEKYFDRFDQAFGFYFKGLDDLKIFPDDAIPSDWLRSEFFKDLSAEEKAAIEKLGGLDKLLDTLNERLKDQHERHAGGNKWIGTGGTSPFGHSGYNPEGIRIGGESRHKRAVKVWEKREFKNLDDSVELGTRNLKVALRKLRQFARTGSADELDLKGTIKSTAENAGLLDIKMVPERHNAAKVLLFLDIGGSMDPYIHLCEQLFSAARSEFKHLEYFYFHNCVYEHVWKDNRRRFDNKLSTLDVLNTYGSDYRVIFIGDAAMSPYELLSPYGSVEHMNEETGQMWLQRIIDTWGKAIWLNPVDAVYWKYTQTTDMISKQLAGHMYPLTLEGLENAIKYLSK; this is encoded by the coding sequence ATGTTAATTGATTTTTTCTATACGCTACGAAAAGCAGAGGTTCCGGTAACGGTAAAAGAGTTACTGACCCTTTTGGAAGCTTTAAAGAGTGGAGTGGTATTTGCCAGTGTCGATGATTTTTATCTATTGTCTCGCTTGTGCTTAGTTAAAGATGAAAAGTACTTTGATAGATTCGATCAAGCATTCGGTTTTTATTTTAAAGGCCTTGATGACTTAAAAATTTTCCCTGATGACGCTATCCCAAGCGATTGGCTGCGTTCAGAATTTTTTAAAGATCTTAGCGCTGAAGAGAAAGCAGCCATCGAAAAGTTAGGGGGGCTTGATAAGCTACTAGACACGCTTAATGAGCGATTAAAAGATCAACATGAGCGCCACGCTGGAGGTAACAAATGGATTGGAACCGGCGGAACCTCACCTTTTGGTCACAGCGGCTACAACCCTGAGGGTATTAGAATAGGAGGCGAAAGCCGTCATAAGCGAGCGGTTAAAGTTTGGGAAAAACGAGAATTCAAGAATTTAGATGACAGCGTTGAATTAGGTACACGTAATTTGAAAGTTGCACTGCGCAAATTGCGACAATTTGCCAGAACAGGATCGGCTGATGAGTTAGATTTGAAGGGAACCATCAAGTCTACCGCCGAAAATGCAGGGCTTTTAGATATAAAAATGGTGCCGGAGCGGCACAATGCGGCAAAAGTCTTGTTATTTTTAGACATAGGCGGATCTATGGATCCATACATACATTTGTGTGAGCAATTATTCTCAGCTGCTCGGAGTGAATTTAAGCACTTAGAATACTTTTACTTCCACAACTGTGTTTACGAGCATGTTTGGAAAGATAACCGACGCCGTTTTGATAATAAATTATCCACTCTAGATGTATTAAATACCTACGGAAGTGATTACCGCGTCATTTTTATCGGTGATGCAGCTATGTCACCGTACGAGCTTTTAAGCCCCTACGGTAGTGTTGAGCACATGAACGAAGAAACAGGCCAGATGTGGCTGCAACGCATTATAGATACCTGGGGTAAAGCTATATGGTTAAACCCGGTTGATGCGGTCTATTGGAAATACACACAAACAACTGACATGATCAGCAAGCAGTTAGCGGGTCATATGTACCCACTAACCCTAGAAGGCTTAGAGAACGCGATCAAGTATTTGTCTAAGTGA
- a CDS encoding Replicative DNA helicase: MLNTKLYKSVHTLAEQLVEAADKADRETFDALYTELKAICIENENTEKDHPVQWETLADFTEEVDDAIAIYEKALGKAEAINEKDYMASIAYSIATLQLELGENKKAVKYLEEAKINANKSEDLELKADIDQLLTSATATAL, from the coding sequence GTGTTAAATACCAAGCTATATAAATCGGTCCACACATTGGCAGAACAATTAGTTGAGGCGGCTGACAAAGCTGATAGAGAAACATTTGACGCGCTATATACTGAGCTAAAAGCAATATGTATTGAAAATGAGAACACAGAGAAAGACCACCCAGTGCAATGGGAGACTTTGGCGGATTTCACTGAAGAGGTAGACGATGCGATTGCCATTTATGAAAAAGCATTGGGCAAAGCAGAAGCAATTAATGAAAAGGATTATATGGCGTCCATAGCGTACTCCATAGCCACACTACAACTGGAGCTAGGTGAAAACAAAAAGGCGGTTAAATACCTAGAAGAAGCGAAGATCAACGCAAATAAAAGTGAAGACCTTGAATTGAAAGCTGATATAGATCAGCTGCTTACAAGTGCTACCGCTACCGCCCTTTAG
- a CDS encoding alkaline phosphatase D family protein: MSSYSRRDFLRLSAYGFGAAVISTGLMGCNSDSNNIAVSFAHGVASGDPLAGKVIIWTRITPRDADVERVTVHWEVSTDSDFADLIHQGSTTTSIDRDFTVKVDIQNLSPDTRYYYRFICNDKISPEGVMKTLPVGSIDRVKMAVFSCANYPAGFFHAYAEAASRKDIDVAVHLGDYLYEYPMGGYATEDAQAIGRALPDDNNTELFSLADYRKRYGLYRTDSDLQKLHQSLPFIAVWDDHEIANDTWKNGAENHSETEGDFTERKLAALQAYFEWIPVRPASEDDEETIYRQFVFGDLVSLYMLDTRVIGRDEPLDYANYLDPITGAMNTAQFIADLSDPNRTLMGADQLLWLQQSMATSTARWDVLGQQVLIGRMNIPAALLSDFTRLEEIVSIKIRMDGSDPTVTDEEALLVTTVIPYNLDAWDGYAYERELVMQMAQALDKNLVVLSGDTHNAWASDLIDDSGNAVGVEFATSSVSSPGLETYLGLEGADDATLKQVELSFVTLINGLSYMNISQRGFMVVSFTQDEATCEWIFVDSVKSTTYTLDANSMTSLSVLPGLENRRLR, translated from the coding sequence ATGTCCTCATATTCACGTCGTGATTTCCTTCGTTTATCCGCTTATGGTTTTGGCGCTGCTGTTATATCTACCGGTTTGATGGGATGTAATAGTGACAGTAATAATATCGCTGTAAGTTTTGCGCATGGTGTAGCCAGTGGTGACCCGCTAGCCGGTAAGGTCATCATTTGGACGCGCATTACACCACGGGATGCGGATGTAGAAAGGGTCACCGTGCATTGGGAAGTCTCTACCGACTCGGATTTCGCAGATCTCATCCATCAAGGCAGTACTACGACCAGTATTGATCGTGACTTTACGGTTAAGGTGGATATACAAAATTTGTCCCCTGATACACGTTACTATTATCGCTTTATATGCAATGACAAAATTTCTCCAGAGGGCGTCATGAAAACATTGCCCGTGGGGAGTATTGACCGGGTAAAAATGGCGGTATTTTCATGCGCGAACTATCCCGCTGGTTTTTTTCATGCCTATGCAGAAGCGGCCTCACGCAAAGATATTGATGTGGCGGTTCATTTAGGTGATTACCTTTATGAATATCCTATGGGTGGATATGCAACCGAAGACGCGCAAGCCATTGGAAGAGCATTGCCTGATGATAATAATACCGAGCTATTTTCATTAGCAGACTATCGAAAACGGTATGGTCTGTATCGAACTGACTCCGACCTTCAAAAGCTGCATCAATCGCTACCATTCATCGCCGTTTGGGATGATCATGAAATCGCTAATGATACATGGAAGAATGGAGCCGAAAATCATAGCGAAACAGAAGGGGATTTCACGGAACGGAAGTTAGCAGCCTTGCAGGCCTACTTTGAATGGATTCCAGTTAGACCCGCCAGTGAGGATGACGAAGAAACAATATATCGTCAGTTTGTATTTGGCGATCTGGTGTCACTTTATATGCTAGATACACGAGTGATAGGGCGGGACGAGCCACTGGATTACGCCAATTACCTTGACCCAATCACGGGCGCCATGAATACCGCACAGTTTATAGCCGACTTATCTGACCCAAACCGAACGTTAATGGGAGCGGATCAACTTTTGTGGTTACAACAAAGTATGGCGACCTCAACGGCAAGGTGGGATGTATTAGGGCAACAAGTGCTCATTGGGCGGATGAACATCCCAGCGGCACTATTATCTGACTTTACGCGTCTAGAAGAGATCGTCTCCATAAAAATCCGGATGGACGGCTCAGATCCTACAGTAACCGATGAAGAAGCATTATTGGTTACTACTGTTATTCCTTACAACCTTGACGCGTGGGATGGATATGCTTATGAGCGTGAACTGGTGATGCAAATGGCTCAAGCGTTGGATAAAAACCTTGTTGTGCTTTCTGGTGATACACACAATGCGTGGGCTAGTGACCTAATTGATGATTCGGGAAATGCCGTAGGCGTTGAATTTGCCACCAGCTCAGTTTCATCACCAGGGTTGGAGACGTATTTAGGATTAGAAGGAGCGGATGACGCCACACTAAAACAAGTCGAGCTGAGCTTTGTAACGCTTATCAATGGACTCTCATACATGAATATAAGCCAGCGCGGGTTTATGGTAGTAAGCTTTACTCAAGACGAAGCAACCTGTGAGTGGATATTTGTCGATTCGGTAAAATCGACTACCTACACATTAGATGCCAACAGTATGACGAGCCTGTCTGTGTTACCTGGTCTTGAAAATCGAAGATTACGATAA
- a CDS encoding cupin domain-containing protein: MIDSYPLGDITPEQFLSEYWQKKPLLIRNAFPDFEPPVSADELAGLACEADVESRLIIQNPSNDEWSLENGPFDEERFASLPKTHWTLLVQAVDHWVPEAKALLDQFRFIPSWRIDDLMISYAPKGGGVGPHFDNYDVFLLQAEGQRRWEVGGQYHEGSPRRNDAPVMILPEWDAEESFILNPGDMLYVPPQLGHNGIAETDNCITYSVGFRAPSHAEILRNFTDFVGEQVTNEMRYADTDIKLQDSPSLIDNDAFNKVRDIFESYLKEPGLLEDWFGQYMTEPKYPELMQPDDEAEPISPKELQEYLDNGGLLFRAEGSRFAYRQKQVKNYVLFVNGVSCEVHAHEGDFVRAICDNEAIGSDFIKSTETLEIAAELLNMEALRTELDDEVEEV, encoded by the coding sequence ATGATCGATAGCTACCCGTTAGGGGACATAACCCCCGAGCAATTTTTATCCGAATATTGGCAAAAAAAACCACTGCTAATTCGAAATGCGTTTCCCGATTTTGAACCGCCCGTCAGTGCAGACGAATTAGCGGGTTTAGCCTGCGAAGCGGATGTCGAATCTCGGCTCATTATTCAAAACCCATCCAATGATGAATGGTCACTGGAAAACGGTCCGTTTGATGAAGAGCGCTTTGCATCCCTACCTAAAACGCACTGGACATTATTAGTACAAGCCGTCGATCATTGGGTACCTGAAGCGAAGGCGCTACTTGATCAATTTCGCTTTATTCCTAGCTGGCGTATCGATGATTTAATGATCAGTTATGCACCTAAAGGCGGTGGTGTAGGCCCACATTTTGATAATTACGATGTGTTCTTACTACAAGCTGAAGGTCAACGACGCTGGGAAGTCGGCGGTCAATATCACGAGGGTTCACCGCGCCGTAACGACGCACCGGTAATGATACTCCCAGAGTGGGACGCTGAAGAAAGCTTTATACTTAACCCTGGTGATATGTTGTATGTTCCTCCTCAACTAGGCCACAACGGCATTGCTGAAACGGACAATTGCATCACCTACTCTGTCGGTTTTAGAGCGCCTTCTCATGCAGAGATTCTTCGCAACTTTACGGACTTTGTTGGTGAACAAGTAACCAATGAAATGCGCTACGCCGATACTGATATCAAGTTACAAGATAGCCCGTCCCTCATTGATAATGACGCCTTTAATAAAGTGCGGGATATTTTCGAAAGTTACTTGAAAGAACCGGGGTTGTTAGAAGACTGGTTTGGTCAGTACATGACCGAACCTAAATATCCAGAGCTTATGCAGCCTGACGACGAGGCAGAACCGATATCACCAAAAGAGTTGCAAGAGTATTTAGACAATGGTGGTCTGCTGTTTCGGGCTGAAGGCAGCCGTTTTGCTTATCGCCAAAAGCAGGTTAAAAATTACGTACTATTCGTGAATGGAGTGTCATGCGAGGTCCATGCACATGAAGGTGATTTTGTACGCGCTATTTGTGACAACGAAGCGATTGGCAGCGATTTCATTAAAAGCACTGAGACCTTAGAGATAGCCGCGGAACTGCTAAATATGGAAGCCCTGCGCACCGAATTGGATGACGAAGTAGAAGAGGTTTAA
- the trmJ gene encoding tRNA (cytosine(32)/uridine(32)-2'-O)-methyltransferase TrmJ, protein MLSNVRIVLINTFHPGNIGAAARAMKNMGLTNLWLVDPQEYPHPEADSRAAGAKDVLDAATVVNTLEEAIADCQMVVGTSARSRTFDLPIQDARTCAKQVIEEAPNGNIAIVFGRETMGLLNEEIQMCNYHVYIPANPEYPVLNVAQAIQLLCYEVWVASQDETIKTTDYEYPRQKEMTLFYTHLETVLRTTQFLIPQHEGRAMAKLKRYFNRTRPEKAELGMLRGILSSVQDTLKRQASGNSDKD, encoded by the coding sequence ATGTTATCGAATGTTCGTATTGTTCTAATTAATACCTTCCACCCAGGAAATATAGGTGCCGCCGCCCGGGCCATGAAAAATATGGGGTTAACCAATTTATGGTTAGTCGATCCCCAAGAATATCCTCATCCGGAAGCAGACTCTCGTGCAGCAGGCGCCAAAGACGTCTTAGATGCCGCAACCGTTGTCAATACGTTGGAAGAGGCTATTGCTGACTGTCAGATGGTGGTGGGGACCAGTGCACGCTCTCGCACATTCGACCTACCCATCCAAGATGCACGCACATGCGCCAAACAAGTTATAGAAGAAGCACCTAATGGCAATATAGCGATCGTATTTGGCCGCGAAACTATGGGGCTGCTCAATGAAGAAATTCAAATGTGCAACTACCATGTGTATATCCCAGCCAACCCTGAATACCCAGTGTTAAACGTGGCTCAGGCTATACAACTGTTATGCTACGAGGTATGGGTAGCCTCTCAAGACGAAACGATTAAAACAACAGACTATGAATACCCCCGTCAAAAAGAGATGACTTTATTTTATACCCACCTAGAAACAGTGTTACGTACCACACAATTTCTAATACCACAGCATGAAGGCCGTGCGATGGCAAAACTAAAACGCTACTTTAATCGTACTCGACCTGAAAAAGCGGAACTTGGTATGCTTAGAGGTATTCTAAGCTCAGTACAAGATACCTTAAAACGACAAGCCAGTGGCAATTCTGACAAGGACTGA
- a CDS encoding MFS transporter, producing MTDTSLLKDNNFFRFFSGQILSTFAFQMLSVGIGWQMYDLTGSALSLGLVGLAQFLPQLLLTLVVGHIADQYNRLTIILACRALMALTVLTLAIGNLYHQMTPHLIYGCAIALGISRSFEMPALQALVPNLVPSNRLASAMALMASAREAMVIAGPAIGGFIYLLGPDVLYASSTLCFVLSGLFLYRLHYNHTVKAKAPVTLTYLLGGLTYIRRNPVVMGSISLDMFAVLLGGATALLPIVAKDILETGPWGLGILRSAPALGAVVMSIYLARRPLKRNVGKIMLRAVAIFGVATIVFGLSTNLYLSVFALFMLGMADMISVVIRSTLVQLETPDEMRGRVSAANSIFIGSSNQLGEFESGATAALFGTVPAIVIGGVGTLVVVGIWTFIFPSLAQRDTMEAHITNKANTSTK from the coding sequence ATGACTGATACCTCTCTTTTAAAAGATAATAATTTCTTCCGCTTTTTTTCAGGTCAAATTTTATCTACTTTTGCTTTTCAAATGCTGAGTGTTGGTATTGGATGGCAGATGTATGATTTAACTGGCAGTGCATTGAGCCTTGGCTTAGTTGGTTTAGCTCAGTTCTTACCTCAGCTTTTATTAACACTTGTCGTAGGGCACATCGCCGATCAATACAACCGACTTACGATTATTTTGGCTTGCCGAGCATTAATGGCTCTAACCGTGTTGACCCTAGCTATCGGCAACCTGTACCACCAAATGACACCTCATCTTATCTATGGTTGTGCTATCGCTTTAGGGATTTCTCGATCATTTGAAATGCCCGCTTTACAGGCCTTAGTACCCAACCTTGTTCCATCAAATCGTCTCGCGTCGGCGATGGCATTAATGGCCTCGGCCCGAGAAGCAATGGTGATTGCTGGCCCGGCGATTGGCGGCTTTATTTATCTGCTAGGCCCTGATGTTTTGTACGCCAGCAGCACGCTTTGCTTTGTGCTATCTGGGCTATTTTTATATCGTTTACATTACAACCACACGGTTAAAGCTAAAGCACCGGTAACGCTTACTTATTTGCTTGGTGGTCTAACCTATATACGCCGCAACCCTGTAGTCATGGGATCGATTTCACTAGATATGTTTGCGGTGTTACTGGGAGGCGCAACGGCATTATTACCGATTGTGGCAAAAGATATATTAGAAACAGGCCCTTGGGGCTTAGGTATCTTAAGAAGTGCGCCAGCTCTTGGCGCGGTTGTGATGTCAATCTACCTGGCGCGCAGGCCGCTAAAGCGTAATGTCGGTAAAATTATGTTGAGAGCAGTTGCCATATTTGGTGTTGCCACTATCGTATTTGGCCTATCGACCAACTTGTATCTTTCGGTTTTTGCTCTGTTTATGCTTGGTATGGCAGATATGATTAGTGTCGTAATCCGATCTACCCTTGTCCAGCTCGAAACACCAGATGAAATGCGTGGAAGAGTGAGCGCGGCCAATTCTATTTTTATTGGCTCATCTAACCAGCTAGGCGAATTTGAGTCAGGAGCAACGGCTGCATTATTTGGCACAGTACCCGCGATTGTGATTGGTGGCGTTGGCACCTTAGTTGTCGTCGGTATTTGGACATTCATTTTCCCTTCACTTGCCCAACGAGACACAATGGAAGCACACATTACAAATAAGGCTAACACAAGCACCAAGTAA
- a CDS encoding acyl-CoA thioesterase, with the protein MTEQVTGRLTTRTIAMPADTNPAGDIFGGWVLSQMDIAAGICAGQRAQTRVVTVSLDSMSFIRPVKVGDILGVYTKIASIGRTSMVVHVEAWVRRERIGLREKVTEGNFKFVAIDESGSPTPIPDEKDLPDYALPGYEM; encoded by the coding sequence ATGACAGAACAAGTCACAGGTCGCTTAACTACACGTACAATTGCTATGCCCGCGGATACAAACCCCGCCGGTGATATTTTTGGTGGATGGGTGCTGTCTCAAATGGATATTGCGGCGGGTATTTGTGCCGGTCAAAGAGCTCAAACTCGGGTTGTAACGGTTTCACTAGATAGCATGAGCTTTATAAGGCCGGTGAAAGTAGGGGATATATTGGGTGTTTATACAAAAATAGCCAGTATTGGCCGTACATCTATGGTTGTTCATGTTGAAGCATGGGTGCGCCGTGAGCGTATTGGGTTGCGCGAAAAAGTGACGGAGGGGAATTTCAAATTTGTGGCGATTGATGAAAGCGGAAGCCCAACTCCAATTCCTGATGAGAAGGACTTACCCGACTATGCGCTGCCAGGCTACGAAATGTGA
- a CDS encoding SulP family inorganic anion transporter, with translation MSVFSARSIKAPEWLSNYSKHTAQADIQAGLTGAIITLPQVIAYALIAGMPAEYGLYTAMVATVIAAFMGSSYHLVTGPAAAISIVVMSIASEYATIGSQGYISTVLTLTLLTGIIQLGLGLLRLGALVNFISHTVIVGFTSGAALLIAASQLPAVMGVAKQTSETTEPFYHYVWSLVLHPEHIHLASVTVALVTIIIALAIKQWIPRLPYLVIALVAGSLSAFVIDTQHTMDYIGDIPASLPTVSVALIDTSKVSDLFSGAFALAMLGLIEAVTIARSLARKSHQHLSGNREFIGQGAANIGTSLLSGFASSGSFTRSAANYDAGAKTPVASLVMALGLALIVFFLPHLTRYLPAAAVAGCIIVIAYNLFKINEIISIVKASRHDAWVLSLTFFAALLLELQFAIYVGVIFSLVFYLQRTSKPTIIDVAPIIDRPKRPIRNVKRFTADECPQIKIIRIDGSLFFGAVDHIQQHLRKLASSLPSPPKIIVVGKGINFIDIAAIEMLEQEIHRIEVRGGHLLFCSLKGTVLDEMEKNGGLRKLGKARFCETPEEAIEIMMHEADSSICQHCTKRIFKECASKPTPIEPVVTHIS, from the coding sequence GTGTCTGTATTTAGTGCTCGTTCGATAAAAGCTCCCGAATGGTTATCAAACTACAGCAAACACACAGCACAAGCTGACATTCAAGCAGGCCTTACTGGGGCCATAATCACCTTACCTCAGGTAATCGCCTACGCTCTGATAGCTGGTATGCCTGCCGAGTATGGCCTCTATACAGCCATGGTGGCCACGGTCATCGCCGCTTTTATGGGATCTTCGTATCACCTTGTTACGGGGCCTGCTGCCGCTATTTCTATTGTGGTCATGAGTATTGCCAGTGAGTACGCAACTATCGGCTCACAGGGTTACATCAGTACCGTTCTCACACTAACCTTGCTCACTGGGATCATTCAGCTGGGTCTTGGATTGTTGCGTTTAGGAGCGTTGGTCAATTTTATATCCCATACCGTAATCGTTGGCTTTACGTCTGGGGCGGCTTTACTCATTGCAGCCAGCCAGTTGCCCGCCGTTATGGGGGTAGCAAAGCAGACTTCCGAAACAACAGAACCCTTCTATCATTACGTTTGGTCTCTTGTGCTGCACCCTGAGCACATTCACCTAGCCTCGGTTACAGTCGCCCTGGTTACAATAATCATCGCATTGGCCATTAAACAGTGGATACCTCGCTTACCTTACCTTGTTATCGCTCTGGTTGCTGGGTCTCTCAGTGCATTCGTTATCGATACACAACATACCATGGATTATATAGGGGACATTCCTGCATCATTACCTACGGTCAGCGTAGCGCTAATTGATACATCCAAAGTATCCGATTTATTTTCGGGTGCTTTTGCTTTAGCCATGCTCGGGCTGATTGAAGCTGTGACTATTGCAAGATCATTGGCACGAAAATCCCATCAACACTTGAGTGGTAATCGAGAATTTATAGGACAAGGTGCCGCAAATATAGGGACAAGTTTACTCAGCGGCTTTGCATCCTCTGGTTCGTTTACTCGCTCTGCCGCTAACTATGACGCCGGCGCTAAAACACCCGTCGCCTCATTAGTGATGGCACTAGGTTTAGCTCTAATTGTTTTCTTTTTACCACACCTTACGCGTTATTTGCCGGCTGCTGCCGTTGCCGGATGTATAATTGTTATTGCTTATAATTTGTTTAAAATCAATGAAATAATTTCAATAGTTAAAGCCAGCAGACATGATGCTTGGGTACTGTCGTTAACCTTTTTTGCAGCATTACTACTCGAATTGCAGTTTGCTATTTATGTCGGCGTTATCTTTTCTTTGGTGTTTTACCTACAGCGAACATCAAAGCCAACAATTATCGATGTCGCGCCTATTATCGATCGTCCTAAGCGGCCTATTCGCAATGTTAAGCGCTTCACGGCTGATGAGTGCCCACAAATTAAAATCATTCGAATTGATGGTTCCTTATTCTTTGGCGCTGTTGATCATATTCAACAACATTTGCGCAAGCTCGCCAGCAGCTTACCCTCCCCGCCTAAAATTATTGTGGTGGGTAAAGGTATAAACTTTATTGATATTGCAGCGATAGAAATGCTAGAGCAAGAGATCCATAGGATAGAAGTCCGTGGTGGTCATCTGCTTTTCTGCTCGCTCAAAGGAACAGTATTGGACGAAATGGAAAAGAATGGCGGGTTACGCAAACTAGGAAAGGCGCGTTTTTGTGAAACACCCGAAGAAGCGATTGAAATCATGATGCACGAGGCAGACAGTAGTATCTGCCAACATTGTACAAAGCGCATATTTAAAGAATGCGCTTCAAAACCTACGCCTATTGAACCTGTTGTAACTCACATTTCGTAG